The following is a genomic window from Syntrophorhabdales bacterium.
ACGGGAGTTTCGATATCTCCTATCTCCGCCATATCCCCAATATGGTGGTAATGAGCCCCAAGGATGAGAACGAGCTGAAGCAGATGCTCTATTCCGCGTACCGCTACGGAAAACCGGCTGCCATCCGCTACCCCCGGGGAGAGGCGGTCGGCGTCCCAATAGCGCCCGCCTTTGCTGAAATCCCGATAGGAACATGGGAAGTCATGAAGGAAGGCTCAGACATTACGCTGATGTCGTGCGGGCCCGTGGTGTATGCCGCACTCGACGCCGCCTTTGACCTGGAAAAGGAGGGAATAAGCTGCGCGGTCGTAAATGGCAGATTCGCAAAGCCAATGGATCGCGAAGTGATAATCAACCTGGCAACGCATACCCGTAGGGTACTCACGATCGAGGAGAATACGATCATCGGCGGTTTCGGCAGCGGAGTTATGGAGGTCTTATCGGACGAGGGAGTACGCATACCGGTGAAGAGAATCGGCCTCCCCGACCGGTTCCTCGCCCATGGCACTCAAAAGATGCTGCGCGAACTCGTTGGTCTTGATCCAGAAGGCATAAAAAAGACCGTGAGGCTTTGGCTAAGCAGAGAATAGACACCCTCCTTACGCAAAAGGCACTTGTCGATTCGAGAGAAAAAGCCAAGATTCTTGTAATGGCAGGCGCCGTCTATGTTGAAGGCCAAAAAGCCCTCAAACCCGATCAACAGGTCGATGTGGACGCGCGTGTAGAGGTAAGGCCGGGAAGCCTGCCCTACGTTAGCTTTGGTGGGACAAAACTCAAACACGCATTCGACGCGTTCGGCCTGAACGCAAAGGGTATGGTAGCGCTTGACATCGGGTCATCGACCGGCGGCTTTTCAGACTACATGCTTCAGCAGGGAGCAGCGCGCATCTACGCGGTCGACGTTGGTGTTCATCAACTTCACGAGAAGGTGCGGAAGGACTCGCGGGTTGTCCTCCTGGAGGGTGTGAACGCCCGCTATCTGACGCCTTTACAGGTAGGAGAGCAGGTAGACATTATCACTGTAGATGTCTCCTTCATATCCCTGAAAAAGATACTCCCTCCCCTGGTCTCTCTGATGCGTCCAGGGGCTGTGATGGTTACGCTGGTCAAGCCGCAGTTCGAGGTAGGAAGATACCAGGTCGGCAAAGGAGGCATTGTCAAAGACCAGGAAAAGGTGCGCCGCGTCATTGAAGATATCAAGCAGTTCGGACAGGGCCTGGGTCTGCGACCGGTGCGCGCTGTTGAGGCGCCCAGAGAAAAAGAAAGGAAGAACAGGGAATACTTCATACAGTGGGAACTGTAAAAAGACCGCCGTCTGTCATT
Proteins encoded in this region:
- a CDS encoding TlyA family RNA methyltransferase; translation: MAKQRIDTLLTQKALVDSREKAKILVMAGAVYVEGQKALKPDQQVDVDARVEVRPGSLPYVSFGGTKLKHAFDAFGLNAKGMVALDIGSSTGGFSDYMLQQGAARIYAVDVGVHQLHEKVRKDSRVVLLEGVNARYLTPLQVGEQVDIITVDVSFISLKKILPPLVSLMRPGAVMVTLVKPQFEVGRYQVGKGGIVKDQEKVRRVIEDIKQFGQGLGLRPVRAVEAPREKERKNREYFIQWEL